ATATAGAAGATTTGTATATTTGTAAATAGGTATTTTAGATGATGTCTCGATCCCGATATAAGTTTTTcaccattttatatttttattttaatgatttcttaAGGCGAAAATGACATTCTACATAGAAGGGACCATACGGATTAAAAATGTCTAGGCCAGATTTTTTTAAGAGACCTAAGGGCCAAATCAGATTAGGCTCCTGTTTGAATCCATGATTTGGCAACATAACGAACACCCTACCGCACAAACAAACCTAATAACTTATTATCTTTAAATacctaataatttttttatcttaagaGTATTTGGGAAATAGTCATATAATCTAATATGGTGATTAAGAAATATGGACCTTGTTGGCCTACGTTGTAGAAGGCGTTTCGACCAAGTGATTTAGTTACCGTGTGGAGCAAATTCCCCGATTGGTGAGCCCATTTGTGATGAATTTATATGCTGAGACCGAAATGGCTTTTGAGGACTATCAGAATGATCGGGGTTTATAATGGTTAAATGTTAGAGGTCACAGTGAAAAAGAGTGTAACGAAATCTATAACGAGATTTGTGGGTTGTGTGCTTGTTCAACATTCAAGATGAGATCAATGCTAGGTTGTAATAGTGATATGTTGCAGAAAGTTATAATTACGATCATAATTTCATATTCTAGTTCATTTATGGATCCATTTTCTCATAATTAATGTTCAAGGCATGTTTTAGTCTCCGCCATACGTATCAACAAGCGTCATAATTTATAGTAACTCACTATTCATCAAGAAGAGAACAAATTACTGCTATTTATTTTCCGATGGACCAAAATAACAGAGACAAACAAAAGATATCCATCATTCTcagtcaaaagaaaaaacattaaacaCAAGTCACTGAAGAACAAATGTGTAACATAGGAAAAGGTTAAAAGAATTGATTTGGGCCATGTTTGTTTTTTGTATTTGATGCAAATGTAACATCTGAATACAACATTTAGATGTTACATCAATAGTTGTTCACTTTTCTAGTTAATAATTGTATTCAGATGCAACATAACCTAAgttattagttttttattttaaaataccatTTGATGCAACATAACCTAAGTTattcgttttttattttaaaataccatTTGAATACAAATAGTTAAAAAGACTAAAAAGACAtgaagtatatttttaataatgaacaaattataatatatatatatatatatatatctaaaattaattttatattttttgtgggAGAATGTGATTTAGTATTTTTGACGGAAAACACTATTTTACGATTTTAACGGGAAAATACGATTTCATAGTTTTTACGGAAAAAAACTCCATTTTGTGATTTCGGTGGAACTTGATTTTTTGCAGTTTTTTGCAGAAAAACTTTGTGAGTTTGCGGAAAATATGGTTTTTgcagaaaatatgttttttttattgtggcGGAAAAATGTGAATAGtgtataagatatatatatatatatatatatatatatatatatatatatatatataattataataagtaatctaattaattttatctttgtattgaatgatatttaatttttttttagattttggaatgcaaATGTTGCATCCAAATTCTATATTTTGCAtcttaaatatttagatatagatattatatattttgcatACATCAAAATCTGAATATTTGTATCCGAATGCAGTTTATGAATACAAAACGAACATGGCCTTAGGATTTTAGATACATAGAGAACATTTCACGAAGAATTGAGTATATCATGAATCATGTGTGAGTTGTTCTTTCAAAAATAACTAGGGAACCTTCCAAAGCGATCTAGGCTAATCCAAAGAACCCCGCAATGCGATGATGATTCGTAGTGAGATTTAGGTTGAACcagaatctatactattatttaagaAGTGATTTAGCTTACTTGTCATGTTTTTCATGATTTTAGgatattttgcttatttgtcatgttttcaacaattttagttaataattttcttatttgtcatattttaattaatttaattgaatCATTAGTTTAAATGATCGATCTACATTactatttaaaacttaaaaatcatcatctatataaaaatttgatattattttatttattgtaaacTAAATGCATAATGTTTGACTTTGCCGATTTTATAATATTTGACGTTAAGTTTATACGGGAAATCTGCTTTAAACTATCACAAAAGTTTAACCATGCTAAGGGACATAATGAAacccttgatttttttttgtcttggtGAATGTTAGCGTCAGTAGATAcatgtatatacatatttctGTTTATTGATGGACATAATGAAACCTTTGATTTTGCAATATGTATTGATCTTCATTGACTATTTTGAAACCCTTGATTTTGCAATACGAATTGACATGTTCATTGACTCTTGAGGTTTAATAGttagttatattattatattataaagttttgaaatattaattgGTTTATAATAGTATCCGGCGAGAAGACAGATCAGACATTAAAAAGGAATATTGTTGAAGGCATTAAAAAGGAATTTGCTGATGTTTTAATATATCCAGTGAATTGAATGAAAGTGATTGGATGACcatcaaaaaaatttcatacTGACATGTAGGAGAAAGTTATAGGTTAACGCttcatgattttaaaataatttggaAATCCAATACttcttttttgtaacttaaatcCAATACTTCTTTGAAACATATTTAGTGAATCATGATTCTACTTAAGTTTCTTGAAAACATATTTCTCATTCGCTGGATATGAGGATATACACATTGGATTagatttagttatattttatgctaattattaattttaataattttttttagtaatttaactgataatttatcattatcttcaaaataattaaaaaattgtaacaatACTATCatacttaaatttatattatatttaatttaataacattaaaatattatatatatatgtttacattatatttggttttagtaatattaaatcgGTTCTAATTTTagcatatataacatataagatagAATGAAtcatctatcttttaagatatatttattaggACAATCAAAATCActcattttgatatttttttacaaaagttGGCTAAGAtacgaaaaaatatatattttttacgaaGTGATTTTTTGCTCTTACGTTGAAAATTAAAGCGTTTAAAATAATCATTAtccttaataaataataatattagattaatttattaatatataatgaccataaattaaaaaaaattatatattatgttatccaaAAATACTTTACAtcgtaatattttaaaaataaatatatatccatgtatatatttttatatatatatgaatgttttcaaatttattttacgtaataaaatatattttattaaaataaaaaaactttatctTATAAAAAACTTTACAATATAtctatttacaaatatttgtaAGATTATTAAGCCCGCAAGTGCGGGCAAATCACCTAGTTGAGGAATATGAGAAAAGCTAAGAAGGGTGCAGAATGTAAGGAGCAATGCATGGGAGTCGAGAAGGGTCCCAGTGGTCTATATTCGACATGTGTAATTTATGCACATGGCCCGCTTACGACATGGCAAAGGGGCGTGGACTCCGGAGCCCTaacattttttaacaaaaataatattaaagaaaaatccaaaatttttaaaataattagggATAGGGgctcaaaaattttaaattgtcaatatatacatattaaaaaaaaatattccacaTTAATACTTTGAGCATATTGATCGATGAAAATATTCCACATGTtctaacaaaaatcatattgatCGATGaaaaaaaccattttttttttttgaacatttgaAAACCATATTGATCGATCTTATATAAGATAAGAAATAAACCAAATGATTGTCATCTATTTAACAGTGAAAAATTATAAGATCACACACACTAACTACCTCCGTATCCGACTGAACAAAACCCATGAGAGTCGAAGACCCCACTTTTCGGAATATCCTTTAATGGTGATCAGAAATGACAACAAATATTCCAACCATGTAGACGACAAAGTGTCGACTCCACTAGGGAGAGCCGGCGAAGGGAGTGGAATATCCGTAATTGGATTACTGGCTGATTCAATCCTGAGGATCAGGGTTTTTCCCAACAATGGCTCGATAGTGATGGTTGTACGaaaaccaccaccaccacctctgAACCGTAACACCAGGAACAGAGTTGATTCCTTGGGGACGTTGTAATAACCTAAGGTGCGGCCATACTGTAGTTGTTGATCATTAAAGATTAACCTTTGCATGGAAGAAGGAATCCCTTCCACGTCACTTATCTTTTTCATGACATCGTAAATGGTTTTAGAGCTTTCAACGGAGAGGGGAAAGACTTTACCTGTCAGGGTTTTGACATAGATCTGCATGCTACCATCTCTAAGGTCCAGGGTTGAGTCCATACGGATTCGGTAATCAGCCAAGGTACGGCCACCCTCGAGCAATTGACCTTCAAGGGTTAGCGTTTGCTGGTGACGAGGTATTCCCACCTCGTCACGTATCTTTGCCTTGACATTGTCGATGTGGTCGGAGTTATAGAAGGTGAAGGTTCTCTCTTCCATAAATTTGACTGAAATATGCATATCACCTCTAAGATACTCGTGCATAGTTATCTCCCCGCCGACGCATTCACCAGCCAACGTACGGTCACCCTTAAGCAGTTCATCGCTATAGAATAGTTTTTGCATGTAAGGTGGAATGCCTGCAACGGCATGTATCTTTGCCTTGACACTATCAACCGTGTCGGAGACTTCAAACTCGAAGTCGAACCTTTTCATTTGCAGAATATTGACAGAGATCTTGGCACCATGTCTAATCAACATCAGTGTTGATTTATCATGGATGTCGTAATAATCCAAGGTGCGGCTAGCAATGAGCAGCTCACCGGCAAAGGTTAGACTTAGATGGTCTGGAGGAATTCCTACTTTGTCCTGTATCTTTTCCTTGACACTGTCAACGGTGTCGGAGCTTTCGACTTCGAGTGTGAATAAGGTTCTCCCTGAGAGAGTTTTGACAAAGATCTGCATACCACAACCAACTCCAATCCGGCTGTGCATAGTTGATTCCTTAAGGACCaaaacaactatatattattagcGATTGCATTAATCTAGACAGCATATTTGATACTCgtacataaattaaaaagagtTAGAAAAAGGTGACGTATACTGACCATTTGCTGGAAATTTGGCATTTGACGGACCGCATCAAGTATCCACCCAAGTGATCCCTTCGATTctggaaaacaaaaacaaagttaGATGAAAGAAGACACGGAAAGCATGAGATAGATATACGGCCTTGCCTAAAACTGGTTGTTCCTCAATAACAAAATATAGTTTgacttttttttgaacaactcaAACATTGTTTGACTTCAAACCAGAATCAAACGCACAAACTTGCTCTTGTTTGGTTTCATCACCAAATCCTGACGACGGCCTTGACGAATCCCAACAAGAACAAATATCCAGAAAATAGGACTTCACCGATGAAAGCAGAGAAAGTCAACTATACGATTCTGAAACACTATAACCAAGAAacgaacctaacctaaagagaaaataaaattttactttctTTCTTGAGCGTTCCATTGAGGTATATGCTATAGATTGACTGATTCGGTGATAATGGCATTTTCGACTGAATTCTGGGGGAGAGCATGCGGAAGGGAAgtcttcaaaaagaaaatttggtttggtagttttttttataagctTCTTCTTAGCATTGCTTCTTGTTAATTTGTTACTGATTTGTTTCAGTGAGTTGACAGATTAACCTCTATTCAACCTGTTCACACTGCCTTCAAACTTTATTGACTGGCAAAAGTCATATTAAACTCTATTCGATCTGTTCACGTTATCATTAACATAagttaacatttaaaaatagtAAGTTATTATTAAGCTTAGCCATCGAATATAGAATCTTTGTTTATGTGTTTTGAATTTAGTATCTCATCCGGCTTTCTTTTTTTGAGCAAATGTCTTCAGGAACATTTTTGTACCGGCTTTTATGAGAGGCTTTTGTTCCCCTAAACCGCCGGTTGTGTAATTTGTCTAAGTTTGCAATATATTCTCTTTGAGAAAAATATGATAACAATTACCCAATACTTACTTATGTCTTAATTAAGCCCACAACATATTTAACTCGACTTGAAATATGAAtctgaattttatttttgagaactGGCTTAAATATGAACTGAATTCAAACAGAAAATTCTGAATTTGTATCCGATTTTGTTGGTAAAAAAATATGTGAATGGATCCTATTTGACAGTGTTTTGGGGTGTGAATATTATCTGAATCAAATCCAAAAGGGTAACCAAACAacttgaaaaaacaaatctgaatatcaaaattaatctaaaaaaatattttgttaaagaTTTATCCTTTGATTCTAACTCAAATTAGTACGCATCACAACCCTAGCAAGTCTAATCAAGATTGAATCAAGCAAACATAAAGAACACAAGAGGTTTTGTTTACGGGTGTTCACCGCACTTCTCCAATGTGGAGAAGCCGCTATACTTCACTGGGGAGAGAATCATGTCTCTCAATCCACTATAATCAATATGATTACAGAGTTCACCAAAGGCCACACTCACTTCCTTCCTCTCTTGATTACAACTCAACTCAAGATACAAGAAGAATAGAGGAAGGAGAACAAGATAACGAGCTTAGATACACTGAGAACCTTCTCTCTAGCTCTATCTCTCACCAACCCAATCTCTCTCTCACCTCAGTCTCGAGCTTTCGCTCTCTCCATTCTGTTACGGATCCGTCGAAGATGACGATGAAGAAGATAAGATGAAGCTAAAGACACCTTTGACCTCGCTTGAGTTTAATCCATAAACTCAGCTCACGTGCAAGGCACGAGCCAACTTAAAGCTTGAGTAAACTCTCTCTTTGAATAAGAGTCTTCATGATACTTTAGCTCTGTGGACAGATCAGATGACACACTTCTTcacatatttgaatcataaaTAGGTACTTCAATTAttcaattttatgtttattttgatgtaatatataaaattatatgaatataaaaaagtataaaCCGATTGCAAAATGAGTACaagtcaaaattttaataaccGGAGAGAGGGTTTATCCGTGGGCTGCAATTCCTTTTGGGAATTAGTCCGGGCCTCTTTACTATGGACCTGGGATACCCcaggttaatcaaaaaaaaaaaaaaaaaatttagaaacaattATAAATTTACGTGAACGTAAAAGACTGGATTGAAAACctgaaaacccaaaaaacttGACTGTGCCATTAGTTCGAAACGCCACTCACATTTTGTACATAATGGGCTGAGAATGCGGAAGGCCCATTAAAGTTTTTACTAACCTTTTGATGAATCATTGTATCTTACCGTATGTTAAAGTAAGGGTGTCAATCGGGGCGGAGTCGTAAAACCCAGCCCGATCCAGCCCGTAAAAACATTGGGCCTAAATTTCAAAACTTGACCCagcccaaaaaaaattatagggctttttgtatttttcgggattattaaaaaataaattaaaattgaatacattaagtttaaaaccaatactaatttaatttaaaatttaaataatcatccatatattgaaaaaatataaaactaaaataaatatcttacCTAATAAACTAAATAACCAGTATTATCTAAtagaaatataacaaaattcttTCAACTCTAAGCAGTAGAAACCTTAAGATCAAAAGATCAAGACGTTCTTCGGTAACTTCCACATTCTCATTGTCATCAAGAGatacatataacatatacaaaatatttaattttgacatatatatcaatataaaggaaaactttaaaaatatcttGATGGCAAAACGTAAATCCTCCCAACTAAGTATGTGTACAAATAAGTGCTTCAACATGTCTTGGTAGGAGACAAGTTCTATATTTGTTTAACGCATGAGTACCAATGCTAAAACTAAGCTTTGGTGCCACTATAATATCGGAAATCTATGTTTGAATAAGATATTAACATTAATTCTATACattataacctctttaaattaatactgtataaattaatatacactaaaaatctctataaaataatataattttatagtcccaaattgagtttttggttcaattagtatatcgataaattaatatttttataaattaataaaaaaattatagttttgatgTAGTcacaacattattaatttataaaagttttactGTATTTGTTTAAGACATAAACACCATtgctaaataattaaaaatatagtttgaGTTTTCGAGGTTGCACAAAAACTATAAAGTTCAAATGGGCTAAGcccaaaaattttaatttttgggcTTATAATTAAATACAATCCCGATAATTTATATAGTTGGACAGGTTCTGGCAACGGGTTTTAACCGTAATTGACATGTTTATTTTAAAGGTTAAGGAACCAAACATCCACTAGACATTATTTGTG
The window above is part of the Brassica napus cultivar Da-Ae chromosome C3, Da-Ae, whole genome shotgun sequence genome. Proteins encoded here:
- the LOC106442824 gene encoding polyubiquitin-like: MLSPRIQSKMPLSPNQSIYSIYLNGTLKKEKSKGSLGWILDAVRQMPNFQQMESTMHSRIGVGCGMQIFVKTLSGRTLFTLEVESSDTVDSVKEKIQDKVGIPPDHLSLTFAGELLIASRTLDYYDIHDKSTLMLIRHGAKISVNILQMKRFDFEFEVSDTVDSVKAKIHAVAGIPPYMQKLFYSDELLKGDRTLAGECVGGEITMHEYLRGDMHISVKFMEERTFTFYNSDHIDNVKAKIRDEVGIPRHQQTLTLEGQLLEGGRTLADYRIRMDSTLDLRDGSMQIYVKTLTGKVFPLSVESSKTIYDVMKKISDVEGIPSSMQRLIFNDQQLQYGRTLGYYNVPKESTLFLVLRFRGGGGGFRTTITIEPLLGKTLILRIESASNPITDIPLPSPALPSGVDTLSSTWLEYLLSFLITIKGYSEKWGLRLSWVLFSRIRR